A single genomic interval of Mesoaciditoga lauensis cd-1655R = DSM 25116 harbors:
- a CDS encoding DUF342 domain-containing protein, giving the protein MEENKSFQKIEIRVDTNKLNAFVILHSQDVSEEEIYAALKSVGIKFGILKENMSKLMRNPVIEEPVLIAQGIPPVEGKDAFIEYTLKGETKEKRPVMMENGSVDYREIKSYNLVSAGDVLAIKHPATKGKNGTDVFGNEIVAKDGKDVKFFNGKNTKLSPDGTHLMATKSGIPKMGNGIVEVSEVLEIKGDVDYSTGNIDFPGDVYIKGGVKPTFVVKAKGDVRIDGIVEAATIQSEMSVECHGVKGRNKGIISAKKDVRVMFLENATVECRGSLYVRDSIVNSVVRAGNFVEVVEGKGEIISSDIVAKTMIISKQIGSWVSAAAHLEVGVNPELRDKISELSAKIYIDKENLEKVMRLIKVLEELKEKKGSLPPDKEETYTKLKKTQYVLYQGLSKMMAEMKELQKESEIESSKGSVVATSKIYPGLEVKIGNVRLIVEKEMGPTKFVNKDGKIIAIPFTP; this is encoded by the coding sequence ATGGAGGAAAATAAGAGCTTTCAAAAAATCGAGATAAGAGTTGATACAAACAAATTGAACGCTTTTGTCATTTTACACTCTCAGGATGTCTCAGAAGAAGAAATTTACGCGGCTTTGAAATCTGTTGGCATAAAGTTTGGAATTCTTAAGGAGAACATGTCGAAGCTGATGAGAAATCCCGTAATTGAAGAACCTGTGCTTATAGCACAAGGAATCCCACCAGTTGAAGGTAAAGATGCTTTTATCGAGTACACGCTTAAGGGAGAAACCAAGGAAAAAAGACCTGTAATGATGGAAAACGGTAGTGTCGATTACAGAGAGATAAAGTCATACAATCTTGTTTCTGCAGGGGACGTGTTGGCCATTAAACACCCTGCTACCAAAGGTAAAAACGGTACAGATGTATTTGGAAACGAAATAGTGGCCAAAGATGGAAAAGATGTGAAATTTTTCAACGGTAAAAACACAAAATTAAGTCCTGACGGGACTCATCTTATGGCCACAAAGAGTGGAATTCCAAAAATGGGAAACGGCATCGTTGAAGTAAGTGAAGTGCTCGAAATAAAAGGCGATGTTGACTACTCAACTGGAAACATAGATTTTCCGGGTGATGTTTACATAAAAGGTGGGGTTAAGCCTACCTTTGTGGTAAAAGCAAAAGGAGACGTAAGGATCGATGGTATAGTGGAAGCAGCGACCATTCAAAGTGAAATGAGTGTGGAATGTCATGGAGTAAAAGGAAGAAATAAAGGGATAATATCTGCGAAAAAAGATGTGAGGGTCATGTTCTTGGAAAATGCCACAGTTGAGTGTAGAGGATCACTTTACGTGAGAGATTCCATAGTTAACAGTGTGGTGAGAGCAGGTAACTTCGTAGAAGTTGTCGAAGGAAAGGGAGAAATAATAAGCTCTGATATTGTGGCAAAAACTATGATAATATCTAAGCAAATAGGTTCTTGGGTCTCAGCGGCAGCTCATTTGGAAGTGGGAGTAAATCCAGAACTTCGAGATAAGATAAGTGAATTATCCGCCAAAATATACATAGACAAAGAAAATTTGGAGAAAGTCATGCGATTGATAAAGGTGCTAGAAGAGCTGAAAGAAAAGAAAGGTTCTCTTCCTCCCGACAAAGAAGAAACATATACGAAGTTGAAAAAGACTCAATACGTGCTCTATCAAGGGCTTTCAAAGATGATGGCCGAAATGAAAGAGCTTCAAAAAGAAAGTGAAATAGAATCTTCCAAAGGAAGTGTAGTTGCAACGTCAAAGATTTATCCAGGGCTTGAAGTGAAAATAGGAAACGTGCGATTAATTGTGGAAAAAGAAATGGGGCCCACGAAATTTGTGAATAAAGATGGAAAGATAATCGCAATTCCATTTACTCCGTGA
- the alaS gene encoding alanine--tRNA ligase produces the protein MKKLSSAQIRKMFLDFFKSKGHKILPSSSLIPDDPQLLFTVAGMVPFKKIFWGLEKPKYPRVATVQKCLRTNDIENVGKTPRHQTMFEMLGNFSFGDYYKKEAIEYAWEFLTKWLEIPEERLWVSIYEDDDEAYELWTENIGLEPRKIVRMGKEDNFWGPVGPSGPCGPDSEIFYDTMLDVKECPDPDKCDPTCDCDRFLEVWNLVFTGLYQNEKGEIGELERKNIDTGMGLERITAVMQNVESVFETDLFIPFIKKSEKLFGKSYGKNEKNDISMRVIADHSRASAFLIADGVFPSNTERGYVLRRLIRRAVRHGKLLGKDEPFLYKFVDVVNEVMGEFYPEIPEKYDLIKETIKAEEERFFNTLDQGLALIEKIVSSSSTISSEEAFKLYDTYGMPLDITLEIAKEKGVKVEVDGFNALMEEQRKRAREKRGDKAFVGRTYEKLANTKTEFIGYDELKCDAKVVAIISNGESVSELRAGEEGEVVFDKTPFYAEKGGQIGDTGICRWKDGIGKISNTYLNGSLHLHQLKVERGTLEVSMEATLEVDEERRNDTARNHTATHLLHAALRKVLGEHVKQAGSLVSFDRLRFDFTHMKPLTKEEIQKVEDMVNAVILEAVPVTTEIMSLEEAKESGAMALFNEKYSDEVRVVSVGNFSKELCGGTHVKNTGNIGSFVILEEKATSAGVRRIEATSGRNTLKMIREMRTEIETLSKELNTPPNSLVQKVKEVIKENSDLSDRLTRVKEKMLKRMLDETLEKAKKSSQEIVVFDAQDASSAQARNIADMALNSIKNGVVIVIFSPKKDKSSFVVKSSGRVKANEVAKKIASAFGGKGGGRLDMAQGGWNKKVSAKEVDEALKA, from the coding sequence TTGAAGAAGTTGTCTTCTGCTCAGATAAGAAAAATGTTCTTGGATTTCTTCAAATCAAAAGGTCATAAAATTCTGCCAAGCAGTTCTCTGATACCAGATGATCCTCAATTGCTTTTTACTGTTGCCGGTATGGTGCCTTTCAAAAAGATATTTTGGGGGCTGGAAAAGCCAAAATATCCAAGAGTTGCAACCGTTCAAAAGTGTTTGAGAACTAACGACATAGAAAATGTTGGGAAAACGCCGCGTCATCAGACGATGTTCGAAATGCTAGGTAATTTCTCCTTTGGGGATTACTACAAAAAAGAAGCCATAGAATACGCATGGGAATTTTTGACCAAATGGTTGGAAATACCGGAAGAAAGATTATGGGTTTCCATCTACGAAGATGATGATGAAGCCTATGAACTATGGACGGAGAACATAGGACTTGAACCAAGAAAGATTGTGCGAATGGGCAAAGAAGACAATTTTTGGGGTCCGGTAGGGCCAAGTGGGCCATGTGGACCTGATTCCGAGATTTTCTACGATACCATGCTAGATGTAAAAGAGTGTCCGGATCCTGATAAGTGCGATCCCACTTGTGATTGTGATAGATTCCTCGAAGTATGGAACTTGGTTTTCACAGGTTTGTACCAAAACGAAAAGGGAGAGATCGGAGAACTTGAAAGGAAAAATATAGATACTGGCATGGGTCTTGAACGTATCACAGCCGTTATGCAAAACGTGGAAAGCGTTTTTGAAACCGATCTTTTCATTCCATTTATCAAAAAAAGCGAAAAACTTTTTGGGAAATCCTATGGAAAGAACGAGAAGAACGATATATCTATGAGGGTTATAGCCGATCACAGTCGAGCATCAGCATTTTTAATAGCTGATGGGGTTTTCCCTTCAAACACCGAAAGAGGCTACGTTTTAAGAAGACTGATAAGAAGAGCGGTTAGGCACGGGAAACTCCTGGGAAAAGATGAGCCTTTCCTTTACAAATTCGTGGATGTTGTCAACGAAGTGATGGGAGAATTCTATCCTGAAATTCCAGAAAAATACGATCTGATAAAAGAGACGATAAAAGCGGAAGAAGAAAGATTTTTCAACACCTTGGATCAAGGCCTAGCACTGATTGAAAAGATCGTTTCCTCATCTTCAACTATTTCATCAGAAGAGGCTTTCAAATTGTACGACACGTACGGTATGCCACTTGATATCACTCTGGAAATAGCGAAAGAAAAAGGTGTCAAGGTGGAAGTGGATGGTTTCAACGCTTTGATGGAAGAGCAAAGAAAGAGAGCCAGAGAAAAAAGAGGAGACAAAGCTTTTGTAGGTAGAACATATGAGAAGCTTGCAAATACAAAAACTGAATTTATCGGTTACGATGAGTTGAAATGCGACGCGAAAGTTGTTGCCATAATTTCCAATGGTGAAAGTGTGTCTGAACTGAGAGCAGGCGAGGAAGGCGAAGTGGTCTTTGACAAGACGCCTTTTTACGCCGAAAAGGGAGGACAAATCGGGGATACAGGCATATGCCGCTGGAAAGATGGAATTGGAAAAATTTCCAACACTTACCTGAATGGATCACTTCATTTGCATCAATTGAAAGTGGAAAGAGGAACGCTAGAAGTTAGCATGGAAGCAACACTTGAAGTGGATGAAGAAAGGCGAAATGATACGGCCAGAAATCATACCGCAACTCACTTACTTCACGCAGCCCTTAGAAAAGTGTTGGGCGAACACGTCAAGCAAGCGGGATCGTTGGTATCATTTGATCGGTTAAGATTCGACTTCACCCATATGAAACCTCTCACAAAAGAAGAGATTCAAAAGGTGGAAGATATGGTTAACGCCGTGATACTTGAAGCTGTACCGGTAACCACAGAAATCATGTCTCTCGAAGAAGCAAAGGAAAGTGGTGCCATGGCACTGTTCAACGAGAAATATTCTGATGAAGTTAGAGTTGTTAGCGTAGGAAATTTCAGCAAAGAACTTTGTGGAGGAACTCACGTTAAAAATACGGGTAACATAGGAAGTTTCGTTATCTTAGAAGAGAAAGCAACTTCTGCTGGCGTACGAAGAATAGAAGCCACAAGTGGTAGGAATACGTTGAAAATGATAAGAGAAATGCGAACCGAAATAGAAACCTTATCAAAGGAACTAAATACTCCACCTAATTCTTTAGTTCAAAAGGTTAAAGAAGTAATCAAAGAAAATTCTGACCTTTCAGATCGCTTAACACGGGTAAAAGAGAAAATGCTGAAACGAATGTTGGACGAAACACTGGAAAAAGCAAAAAAATCATCACAAGAAATCGTGGTTTTTGATGCGCAAGATGCATCCAGTGCCCAAGCAAGAAATATCGCGGATATGGCTCTGAATTCGATCAAAAACGGCGTTGTTATCGTGATCTTTTCGCCCAAAAAAGATAAAAGTTCATTTGTGGTCAAGAGTTCTGGAAGGGTAAAAGCGAATGAAGTGGCAAAGAAGATTGCTTCCGCCTTCGGTGGAAAAGGTGGAGGACGCCTTGACATGGCGCAAGGTGGCTGGAACAAAAAGGTAAGTGCAAAAGAAGTAGATGAAGCGTTAAAAGCGTGA
- a CDS encoding phosphatidate cytidylyltransferase has protein sequence MRKETKIRLITAAIAVPASVLCFANFWGTVGLVTVAIGMAGYNYVTIVLNNSRKFHKIYYIAAIPALAVAFGFLVKDPFAVVSAYLIVMAGGFFFDIAFKDPNEIIEKNIVYGTLGLWYLSFNLSFFTAIYYRFDALYSLALLGAVYSFDSAAYFVGSKWGKHKFVKRISSGKSIEGIIGGWVFTIFFFLIYDAVLYPFVGWRHYSWISILLISSIIALFDSVGDLTQSIFKRNREMKNAGKFLPGHGGFWDRIDGLVVTAPMYFVTIEILRYFHILSMKG, from the coding sequence TTGAGGAAAGAAACGAAGATAAGATTGATAACAGCGGCTATCGCGGTACCGGCTTCTGTTCTATGTTTTGCCAACTTTTGGGGAACGGTCGGTCTGGTGACGGTAGCAATAGGGATGGCAGGGTATAACTACGTAACCATAGTTTTAAATAACTCACGAAAATTCCACAAAATTTATTACATAGCGGCAATCCCGGCGCTGGCCGTTGCGTTTGGCTTTCTTGTTAAAGACCCTTTCGCCGTTGTGTCAGCATATTTAATAGTGATGGCAGGAGGATTTTTCTTCGACATAGCCTTTAAAGATCCAAATGAGATCATAGAAAAAAATATCGTATATGGAACGTTGGGATTGTGGTATTTGTCTTTCAATCTTTCATTTTTCACGGCGATATATTACAGGTTTGATGCCCTCTACTCTCTTGCTTTATTGGGTGCGGTTTATTCATTTGACTCGGCCGCTTACTTTGTTGGAAGCAAGTGGGGAAAGCATAAATTCGTGAAAAGAATAAGTTCTGGAAAATCCATTGAGGGAATAATAGGCGGATGGGTGTTCACAATCTTCTTTTTTTTGATTTACGATGCCGTCTTGTATCCTTTCGTTGGATGGAGGCATTACTCGTGGATATCGATTTTACTAATTTCGTCCATCATAGCCCTTTTTGACAGTGTCGGTGATCTTACGCAATCTATTTTCAAGAGAAACAGGGAAATGAAGAACGCCGGGAAATTTTTACCAGGTCATGGGGGCTTTTGGGATAGGATAGATGGATTGGTTGTAACGGCACCGATGTACTTTGTAACCATCGAAATTCTCAGGTATTTTCACATTTTATCTATGAAAGGATGA
- the uppS gene encoding polyprenyl diphosphate synthase — translation MIPTHLAIIMDGNGRWATEKGLHRWEGHHKGAQVAENVVRWSSNRKIKYLTLFSFSTENWKRPKEEINAIFSILAEYMKNRTDELIENNVSVKFIGDLEALDENTRKVCLEAERKTSHANGMTLNIALNYGGRAEIMKAAKEWNGIGKFEDHLYTVGQPDPDLLIRTGGEMRISNFMLWQLAYTELYFTKVLWPDFSEEDFDKALSDFSHRKRKFGGIN, via the coding sequence TTGATTCCAACTCATTTGGCCATAATAATGGATGGTAACGGCAGATGGGCCACTGAAAAAGGGTTGCACAGATGGGAGGGCCATCACAAGGGTGCGCAAGTGGCCGAAAACGTCGTCCGGTGGAGTAGTAACCGGAAGATAAAATACCTGACGCTTTTTTCTTTTTCAACGGAAAATTGGAAAAGGCCAAAAGAAGAGATCAACGCCATCTTCTCCATTTTGGCGGAATACATGAAGAACAGAACTGATGAGTTGATAGAAAATAACGTAAGTGTAAAGTTCATAGGTGATCTGGAAGCGTTGGACGAGAACACCAGAAAAGTTTGCCTTGAAGCAGAAAGAAAAACTTCCCATGCAAATGGGATGACGTTGAACATCGCTTTGAATTACGGTGGACGTGCTGAAATAATGAAAGCCGCCAAAGAGTGGAATGGGATTGGAAAATTCGAAGATCACCTTTACACCGTTGGGCAACCCGATCCAGATCTGCTAATTCGTACTGGCGGAGAAATGAGAATAAGCAACTTCATGTTGTGGCAACTTGCCTATACCGAATTGTATTTCACAAAAGTTTTGTGGCCGGATTTCAGTGAAGAAGACTTTGACAAAGCTTTAAGTGATTTTTCTCATAGAAAAAGAAAATTCGGAGGGATAAATTGA
- the frr gene encoding ribosome recycling factor yields MKSHPLIKQAREKMEKSVETIRTELNHLRTGRPSAALLEEIKVDYYGTPTPVSQLSTISVSEGRMLVVKPWDKNLISSIEKAIQASDLGINPSNDGSVIRLAFPSPTTDQRKHLAKKAKSIVEEGKIAVRNVRRDIMKTIKEKKESGEFPEDDAKALENELQKVTDEYVKKLDEVYEEKEKEIMEF; encoded by the coding sequence ATGAAGTCTCATCCGTTAATAAAACAAGCCAGAGAAAAGATGGAAAAATCGGTTGAAACTATAAGAACCGAGTTAAATCATCTAAGAACGGGAAGGCCTTCTGCTGCGTTGCTTGAGGAAATAAAAGTGGATTACTATGGTACTCCAACACCGGTATCCCAGCTGTCGACTATATCTGTAAGCGAGGGACGAATGCTGGTGGTAAAGCCGTGGGATAAGAACTTGATATCTTCCATTGAAAAGGCTATTCAGGCATCCGATCTTGGAATAAATCCCTCAAACGATGGGAGTGTTATAAGATTGGCATTTCCTTCTCCTACCACTGATCAAAGAAAACATCTTGCTAAAAAGGCAAAATCCATCGTGGAAGAAGGAAAGATAGCCGTAAGAAACGTTCGTAGAGATATCATGAAGACCATAAAGGAGAAAAAAGAAAGTGGAGAATTTCCTGAAGATGATGCGAAAGCTTTGGAGAATGAATTGCAAAAAGTTACCGATGAATACGTGAAAAAGCTAGATGAAGTTTACGAAGAAAAAGAAAAGGAGATAATGGAATTTTGA
- the priA gene encoding replication restart helicase PriA — translation MIYFYSIAISKYPLPPLVYSSQEKLERGIRVLVPVRNRKKIGYVLGEVEPPPFKTRDVIEKVDKSSLLNDEMLNLAIEMSNRYFASIGEILDLCFLPSHQDVKMTRISITKTRYITLSTSISKILSSRLGKREEEVIEQLLETDPIEYSTALKKFPRSTIKSLERKGYVKIIEMDSTFSLKKFNLNAEQKKVVQEILSEPFKHHLIYGVTGSGKTEVYFEIAERVLETSKKVLILVPEISLTPQLLLRTRQRFPDRKIGVYHSGLGASRKKEWLEAVEGKTDILIGTRSAVWIPMKNLGLIIVDEEQDESYKQYAMRPFYNAVDVAKRRCELEKATFLLSSATPRVETYYLAKKGEITLHKLTSRAVGKIPKVNVVDMRGRRGEIVSHELVTQMEKVAKNGNQSFLFVPRKGFSTRLQCADCGYIFMCPNCDVALTYHRNKGILKCHYCGYTEKIPQSCPKCGSTNLIRGGIGTERVENEVSKIFPGLRVKRIDREEINDISSLEKVLKEISKMKIDVVVGTKMITKGLDFPTVELVGVIDTDHVFAIPDFRANERAFQLVAQMAGRAGRGVKGRVIIQSMDPYNPVFQAITKGDFESFYEEELKRRKALGYPPFKSLILITVQNKNFKEAKKCSEVVKAKIKDGPFQVLGPVESSIFRLKSVYRYQLLLKCEQIQTAIDFLKSHLTKENLEFDPVDALKIDVQPYSTF, via the coding sequence ATGATTTATTTTTATTCCATCGCCATTTCCAAATATCCATTACCTCCTCTCGTTTACTCCTCTCAGGAAAAATTGGAAAGAGGAATACGTGTTTTGGTGCCTGTAAGAAACAGGAAGAAGATTGGATACGTCCTCGGAGAAGTTGAACCCCCCCCTTTCAAAACTCGTGATGTGATAGAAAAGGTAGACAAAAGTTCGCTTTTAAACGATGAAATGTTGAATTTGGCCATTGAGATGTCAAATAGATATTTTGCCAGCATAGGCGAAATATTGGACTTGTGTTTTTTGCCCTCTCATCAAGATGTAAAAATGACAAGGATTTCGATCACAAAAACTCGATACATAACACTTAGCACTTCTATTTCCAAGATACTCTCTTCCAGACTTGGAAAAAGGGAAGAAGAAGTTATAGAGCAACTTCTAGAAACCGATCCAATCGAATATTCAACGGCTTTAAAAAAATTCCCGCGCTCAACTATTAAATCTCTTGAAAGAAAAGGATACGTAAAGATAATAGAGATGGATTCCACTTTTTCCCTGAAAAAATTCAATTTAAACGCTGAGCAGAAAAAGGTGGTTCAGGAAATCCTTTCTGAACCCTTCAAGCATCATCTTATATACGGTGTGACCGGTTCGGGGAAGACGGAAGTGTACTTTGAAATAGCCGAGAGAGTTTTGGAAACGTCAAAAAAAGTTTTGATCCTCGTTCCAGAAATTTCGCTTACACCTCAACTACTTTTGAGGACGCGTCAACGTTTTCCTGACAGGAAGATAGGAGTGTATCACAGTGGGCTAGGAGCCTCTAGAAAAAAGGAATGGCTTGAAGCAGTTGAGGGGAAAACGGACATTCTTATCGGTACCAGAAGCGCTGTATGGATCCCAATGAAGAACCTGGGACTTATCATCGTAGATGAAGAACAAGATGAATCGTACAAACAATACGCTATGAGACCTTTTTACAACGCCGTCGATGTTGCAAAAAGGCGATGTGAATTGGAGAAAGCAACATTTCTTTTGTCTTCGGCGACTCCTCGTGTTGAAACGTACTATCTTGCAAAAAAAGGAGAAATCACCTTGCACAAGTTGACCTCAAGGGCCGTTGGAAAAATTCCAAAGGTAAATGTAGTTGACATGCGCGGAAGAAGAGGAGAGATAGTTTCCCACGAATTGGTAACTCAAATGGAAAAAGTGGCCAAAAATGGAAATCAATCTTTTCTTTTCGTTCCAAGAAAGGGATTTTCAACCAGATTACAATGCGCTGATTGTGGATACATATTCATGTGCCCAAATTGCGATGTGGCGCTTACCTATCATAGAAACAAAGGAATATTGAAATGCCACTATTGTGGTTACACGGAGAAAATACCTCAAAGCTGTCCAAAGTGTGGTTCAACGAATTTGATAAGAGGTGGAATAGGCACGGAAAGGGTTGAAAATGAGGTAAGTAAAATTTTTCCCGGCCTAAGAGTTAAGAGAATAGACCGTGAGGAGATAAATGATATTTCCTCGTTGGAAAAGGTTTTGAAAGAAATATCTAAGATGAAAATAGATGTGGTGGTAGGAACCAAAATGATAACAAAAGGGTTGGATTTTCCCACCGTTGAATTGGTTGGAGTTATAGATACAGATCACGTTTTTGCAATTCCAGACTTTCGTGCCAACGAAAGAGCTTTTCAGTTGGTGGCTCAGATGGCAGGAAGAGCTGGAAGAGGAGTAAAAGGGCGTGTGATCATTCAGAGCATGGATCCTTACAATCCTGTTTTTCAGGCCATAACAAAAGGAGATTTTGAAAGTTTTTACGAAGAGGAACTCAAGAGAAGGAAGGCTTTGGGGTACCCTCCTTTTAAGAGTTTGATACTCATAACCGTTCAAAATAAGAACTTCAAAGAAGCTAAAAAATGTTCAGAAGTTGTAAAAGCGAAGATCAAAGATGGACCATTCCAGGTGCTAGGTCCTGTTGAATCTTCGATTTTTAGATTGAAAAGCGTTTATCGCTATCAACTGCTTTTGAAATGTGAGCAGATTCAGACAGCCATTGACTTTCTGAAATCGCATTTGACAAAAGAAAATTTGGAATTTGATCCCGTTGACGCCTTAAAAATAGATGTTCAACCGTACTCAACGTTTTGA
- a CDS encoding type I phosphomannose isomerase catalytic subunit has protein sequence MVYKCIPQFVEKIWGDESLSERYSVKGKIGEVWLCSDFPSKRTDLVDEDGKKVEWNKINDIWRTERFPFLIKHIKTTQWLSIQVHPDNETAKKVGEPWGKPEMWFFLSDGEIVNGLKKGALNEIKKGNRDWESLLNFVKVKAGEAVYIQPGTVHAMGPGVEVYEFQLTSDMTYRLYDWDRGRKLHFEEALAVATENVAQPFKFEEFSCPYFTVKLTENEKLTTKKSVYLVEKGLFKREICNIPTAFISSGKETIETQGRIFEMGES, from the coding sequence ATGGTCTACAAGTGTATACCCCAATTCGTCGAGAAGATATGGGGAGATGAAAGTTTATCCGAGCGTTATTCGGTTAAAGGGAAAATAGGGGAAGTTTGGTTGTGCTCTGATTTTCCATCCAAGCGAACGGATTTGGTAGATGAAGATGGTAAAAAAGTGGAATGGAACAAGATAAACGATATATGGCGAACTGAGAGATTTCCATTTTTGATCAAACACATAAAAACCACTCAATGGCTTTCCATACAAGTTCATCCCGATAACGAAACTGCAAAGAAAGTTGGAGAACCCTGGGGGAAACCAGAAATGTGGTTCTTCCTGAGCGATGGTGAGATCGTCAACGGGCTGAAAAAAGGGGCTCTTAATGAGATAAAAAAAGGAAACAGGGATTGGGAGTCTTTGCTTAACTTCGTTAAAGTCAAAGCTGGAGAAGCCGTTTATATTCAACCGGGCACCGTCCATGCAATGGGCCCGGGCGTTGAGGTGTACGAATTTCAGCTTACCTCAGATATGACGTACAGACTTTACGATTGGGATAGGGGACGGAAGCTTCATTTTGAAGAGGCTCTTGCCGTCGCTACGGAAAACGTAGCACAACCATTCAAATTTGAAGAATTTTCATGTCCTTACTTCACGGTAAAGCTTACAGAAAATGAAAAATTGACCACAAAAAAAAGCGTCTATCTGGTGGAAAAAGGCCTTTTTAAAAGAGAGATTTGCAATATCCCCACGGCTTTCATAAGCTCTGGAAAAGAAACGATAGAAACTCAGGGACGTATTTTCGAAATGGGGGAATCGTAA
- a CDS encoding ABC transporter permease, whose translation MGDFLRAFFNELKIVYRGKNSIFLTVIIPIAAMILTGLIFPNIMNMQNYKIAVYNEDKGPYSNLALMLVYGMIKGDTIKRVDDLDKLYKGLDDGTYDGAVVIPKGFSDSVKKGEKFHLAFVPSAVNIQTSVIIYDTLKTLFSEIGNAVVVRNVLELYKNPKDRVEIIPPSLTIAGPYGENMNYVNFMIPSLAILIAMASVAITLSSSISYERENGVLKVILISTVNRNFHILGKIAAHTVDGTVKGLFALITAQIFFSSGLQNPVRTIFMLLMGTFAFAGIGMIISILSPNQRISNAIMIGYIFPSIFLSGVFIPIHQMPRIAQLFSKAFPLTFASDALQRINVLGYTISNVFNADLFPILLYVGASLFVSILLFNNIENVEEIS comes from the coding sequence ATGGGTGATTTCTTGAGAGCGTTTTTCAACGAACTGAAGATCGTTTACAGGGGCAAGAACAGCATTTTTTTGACCGTCATCATTCCCATAGCTGCCATGATATTAACGGGCTTGATATTTCCCAACATCATGAACATGCAAAATTATAAGATAGCGGTTTACAACGAGGACAAGGGTCCTTATTCCAACCTCGCGTTGATGTTGGTTTACGGCATGATAAAAGGAGACACCATCAAGCGAGTTGACGATCTCGATAAATTGTACAAAGGTTTGGATGATGGCACCTACGATGGAGCGGTAGTGATCCCGAAAGGTTTTTCCGACTCCGTCAAAAAGGGAGAAAAATTCCATCTTGCTTTTGTACCATCGGCTGTAAACATCCAGACATCCGTGATAATATACGATACCCTTAAAACGCTCTTTTCTGAGATAGGAAACGCGGTGGTAGTTAGGAACGTTTTGGAGCTTTACAAGAATCCAAAAGATCGTGTTGAGATCATTCCTCCGTCTCTGACGATAGCTGGTCCTTACGGAGAAAATATGAATTACGTGAACTTCATGATCCCGTCGCTTGCCATATTGATAGCCATGGCCAGTGTTGCGATTACGCTTTCTTCTTCGATTTCATATGAGCGGGAAAATGGGGTTTTAAAAGTCATACTTATAAGCACGGTTAACAGGAATTTCCATATTCTTGGCAAAATAGCCGCTCATACGGTAGATGGTACTGTAAAAGGACTGTTTGCCTTGATCACAGCTCAGATTTTCTTTTCAAGCGGCCTTCAGAATCCAGTAAGGACCATTTTCATGCTTTTGATGGGAACCTTTGCGTTTGCTGGCATAGGCATGATCATATCTATTCTTTCGCCAAATCAACGTATTTCCAATGCCATAATGATAGGATACATATTCCCAAGTATATTTTTAAGCGGTGTGTTCATTCCAATACACCAAATGCCCCGAATAGCTCAGCTGTTTTCAAAAGCTTTTCCGTTGACATTTGCATCTGACGCTTTGCAGCGTATAAACGTTTTGGGATATACGATTTCGAACGTTTTCAACGCAGATCTGTTCCCAATATTGTTGTATGTAGGGGCTTCCCTTTTTGTTTCCATTTTGTTGTTTAACAACATAGAAAATGTGGAGGAGATAAGCTGA